One Natranaerovirga hydrolytica genomic region harbors:
- a CDS encoding group II intron maturase-specific domain-containing protein: protein MKTLGKRLRKFGLTLAEEKTKMIRFSRFEKEKNGTFDFLGFTYRWEKSRKGKDIITHKTSKKGFKKTIQKFKEWIRENRHCRLIKMFKELNTKLRGYYNYYGTIGNSKKITQVYRIVIKTLYKWLNRRSQRKSFIWEEFGGVIKRYKLLKPYIASKYQQMTIKTSC from the coding sequence ATGAAAACTCTAGGAAAAAGGTTAAGAAAATTTGGGCTAACATTAGCAGAAGAAAAGACAAAAATGATTAGATTTAGTAGATTTGAAAAAGAAAAGAATGGTACTTTTGATTTTCTAGGATTTACTTATAGATGGGAAAAATCAAGAAAAGGAAAAGATATAATAACCCATAAGACTAGTAAAAAAGGATTTAAAAAGACCATACAAAAGTTCAAAGAATGGATAAGAGAAAATAGACATTGTCGTTTGATTAAAATGTTTAAAGAACTAAATACAAAGTTACGTGGCTACTATAATTACTATGGAACAATAGGTAATAGTAAGAAAATAACCCAAGTATATAGGATAGTAATAAAAACGTTATACAAGTGGTTAAATAGACGTAGTCAAAGGAAAAGTTTTATATGGGAAGAGTTTGGGGGCGTAATAAAAAGGTATAAACTCTTAAAACCCTATATAGCATCAAAGTATCAACAAATGACAATAAAGACAAGTTGCTGA
- a CDS encoding reverse transcriptase domain-containing protein yields the protein MNIEKPKRDNTRASTDYTILWNGLNWTAIEKVVNKLQSRIAKAILGGRINHAKKLQYLLTKSFYARLIAVKRATSNKGKKTPGVDGEIWSTPGCKYKGALKLSNKGYKAQPLKRTFINKSNGKKRPLGIPTIYDRAMQALYLLSLDPVSETILDKTSFGSRRFRSCKDASEYLFKLLHQKTSAKWVLEGDIKGCFDNISHKWLQENVVMEKKILHQFLKSGYVYSNKLYPTVSGSPQGGVISPAYANLTLNGLGDMLRNRYWKSKKGSVHRRHNKNKVNITVYADDFIITANSKQQRNTCRNKYFDRRIP from the coding sequence ATGAATATAGAAAAGCCAAAAAGAGATAACACTCGGGCGTCTACAGACTATACCATCTTGTGGAACGGTCTAAATTGGACTGCTATTGAGAAAGTAGTTAATAAACTTCAGTCAAGGATTGCTAAAGCTATCTTGGGAGGTCGAATAAACCACGCCAAGAAACTACAGTATCTATTAACAAAATCATTTTATGCAAGGTTAATTGCCGTTAAGAGAGCAACGAGTAATAAAGGAAAGAAAACGCCTGGTGTAGATGGTGAAATATGGTCAACGCCTGGTTGCAAGTACAAAGGTGCATTGAAACTATCCAACAAAGGATACAAAGCACAGCCTTTGAAAAGAACATTTATCAACAAATCCAATGGTAAAAAAAGACCACTTGGTATTCCAACTATTTATGACAGAGCAATGCAAGCATTATATTTATTGAGCCTAGACCCAGTATCTGAAACGATTTTAGATAAGACAAGTTTTGGATCTAGAAGGTTTAGAAGTTGTAAAGATGCAAGCGAATATTTGTTTAAGCTTTTGCATCAAAAGACTTCAGCAAAGTGGGTACTAGAAGGGGATATTAAAGGATGCTTCGATAATATTTCTCATAAATGGTTACAAGAAAATGTAGTGATGGAAAAGAAAATACTTCATCAGTTCTTAAAATCAGGATATGTTTATTCAAATAAACTATATCCAACAGTATCTGGATCCCCACAGGGCGGTGTAATATCACCAGCATATGCAAATCTGACATTAAACGGTCTAGGGGATATGCTTAGGAATAGATATTGGAAAAGCAAAAAAGGTTCAGTTCATAGAAGGCACAACAAAAACAAAGTAAACATCACGGTATACGCAGATGATTTTATCATAACGGCAAACAGCAAACAGCAAAGAAATACTTGTAGAAATAAATATTTTGATAGAAGAATTCCTTAA
- a CDS encoding group II intron maturase-specific domain-containing protein, translated as MIEEFLKERGLQLLMEKTVITHIKEGFDFLGWNFRKYDDKLIIKPSKKSAKKIKATLRETTKKYLMQKQDILISRLNQIIIGWCNYHKHTCAKATFQELDKYMFELLWRWAKRRHPMKSKSWRKDRYFERINHRDWIFKSKTNQLKFASDTKIERHTLIRFDANPYLEEYNEYYLKKKAC; from the coding sequence TTGATAGAAGAATTCCTTAAAGAAAGAGGACTTCAACTATTAATGGAGAAAACTGTAATAACTCATATTAAAGAAGGCTTTGACTTTCTTGGATGGAACTTTAGAAAGTATGATGATAAACTCATTATTAAACCATCAAAGAAATCTGCAAAGAAAATAAAGGCTACGCTTCGGGAAACCACCAAAAAATACCTGATGCAAAAGCAAGACATTCTTATCAGCAGACTAAATCAAATAATAATAGGATGGTGTAACTATCACAAGCATACTTGTGCAAAGGCAACATTTCAAGAATTAGACAAGTATATGTTTGAATTATTATGGAGATGGGCTAAACGGAGACATCCAATGAAGTCTAAATCATGGAGAAAAGATAGATACTTTGAGAGGATAAACCATAGAGATTGGATATTCAAATCGAAAACTAACCAATTAAAGTTTGCAAGCGATACAAAAATTGAAAGACATACATTAATCCGATTTGATGCAAATCCATATCTCGAAGAATATAATGAGTACTACTTGAAGAAGAAAGCTTGCTAA
- a CDS encoding ATP-binding protein, giving the protein MTKNKRIILLTMLLVILGIIFGIDSIIREQKDKIIIVIFTSLFMLAFTSLLVEHFFTKPADVLASSVSILLLIAPLKSILSEMGWLYYLVFYYSLFQFLLAVISLILLDGTKAEEHWKNKTSYYTKLICSHFGNSRVLYFSLFVTTILTYIDSQNIMFAILFCYAIFIILINPSKLTFKINKKQKTNAGISSLGSVVGVHSNNIFLVKLFKDYKKFEFLDSVFFKYKEGKRIKEEYGIVLDKYYLNDEQWARILVDDNKLCEKIDNTKIVYNTKTIPINHVVLLKDNTLSIRKDICGVIVENSTISKIRFYYKSNIIISEGTLLEVFCNDKKIMYQVIEGNTNIIALEKNNNSSCIIGEAIQLGEWDDNEKTFIKFGWVPNMNTLVYIAKNLDKVHALSGYTNIGNIPNTNYPIFLHLRDTINHHLAILGVTGCGKSVFTRDLIRKIAFDGTKVICIDFTNEYKEKLADRKLKKIVCDSGNNLMAINLQILLEEKNKYANQRDINKIKKAENSIRDTFGCCLKSFLTGDEEIGIFELPDLSNTDETIEYTKWFFKVLFMIAKNRNNYDQRVCVVLEEAHTIVPEWNTMGTSDNTSRSLVNSIAQIALQGRKYNIGFIVIAQRTANVSKTVLTQCNSLIAFKEFDNTSKEFISNYIGNDLANSLGNLKSRQAIAVGKSFKSNIPLIFEVPEINEK; this is encoded by the coding sequence ATGACTAAAAACAAAAGAATTATATTATTGACCATGTTATTAGTTATTTTAGGTATAATATTTGGCATTGATAGTATAATTAGAGAGCAAAAAGACAAAATAATAATAGTAATATTTACTTCATTATTTATGTTAGCATTTACTTCATTACTAGTGGAGCATTTTTTTACAAAACCAGCTGATGTTTTAGCAAGTTCAGTTTCGATTTTATTGCTTATAGCTCCATTGAAAAGTATATTAAGTGAAATGGGATGGTTGTATTATTTAGTATTCTATTATAGCTTATTTCAGTTTTTATTAGCCGTTATTTCGTTAATTCTATTAGATGGTACAAAAGCAGAAGAACATTGGAAAAATAAAACATCTTATTATACTAAACTTATATGCTCACATTTTGGTAATAGCCGAGTATTATATTTTAGTCTATTTGTAACAACAATATTAACTTATATAGATAGCCAAAATATAATGTTTGCTATATTATTCTGTTATGCAATCTTTATTATTTTAATTAACCCTTCTAAATTAACTTTTAAAATTAATAAGAAGCAGAAAACTAATGCCGGAATTTCTAGTCTAGGTTCGGTAGTTGGTGTTCATTCAAATAATATATTTTTAGTTAAATTATTTAAAGACTATAAAAAATTTGAATTTCTTGATTCAGTGTTTTTTAAGTATAAAGAAGGGAAAAGAATTAAAGAAGAATATGGTATAGTACTTGATAAATATTATTTAAACGATGAACAGTGGGCTAGAATTCTAGTTGATGACAATAAGTTATGTGAAAAAATTGATAATACAAAAATAGTATACAATACTAAAACAATACCAATTAATCACGTCGTACTATTAAAAGATAATACTCTCTCTATTAGAAAAGATATATGTGGAGTTATTGTTGAAAACTCTACAATATCTAAAATAAGATTTTATTATAAGTCAAATATAATAATATCAGAGGGTACTTTACTAGAAGTTTTTTGTAATGATAAGAAGATAATGTATCAAGTGATAGAAGGAAATACAAATATTATTGCATTAGAAAAAAATAATAATTCAAGTTGTATTATAGGTGAAGCCATACAGCTTGGTGAGTGGGATGATAACGAAAAAACGTTTATAAAGTTTGGGTGGGTTCCTAATATGAATACACTTGTTTACATAGCTAAGAATTTAGATAAAGTACACGCACTTAGTGGTTACACAAATATTGGAAATATACCCAATACTAATTATCCAATATTTCTACATCTAAGAGATACTATAAATCACCATTTAGCCATTTTGGGTGTTACGGGGTGTGGAAAATCAGTATTTACAAGAGATTTAATTAGAAAAATTGCATTTGATGGTACTAAAGTAATATGTATAGATTTTACCAATGAGTATAAAGAAAAATTAGCTGACCGTAAACTGAAGAAAATTGTATGTGATAGTGGTAACAATTTAATGGCAATAAATCTTCAAATACTATTAGAAGAAAAGAATAAGTATGCTAATCAGCGAGATATTAACAAAATTAAAAAAGCAGAAAATAGTATTAGAGATACCTTTGGATGCTGTTTAAAATCGTTTCTTACTGGTGATGAAGAAATTGGCATATTTGAGTTACCAGACTTGTCTAATACTGATGAAACCATTGAGTATACAAAGTGGTTTTTTAAAGTTTTATTTATGATTGCAAAAAATAGAAACAACTATGATCAACGTGTATGTGTTGTACTAGAAGAGGCACATACTATAGTTCCTGAATGGAATACTATGGGGACTTCGGATAATACCTCAAGATCATTAGTAAATAGTATTGCACAAATAGCTCTTCAAGGAAGAAAGTATAATATAGGATTTATAGTAATAGCTCAAAGAACAGCTAATGTTTCTAAAACTGTATTAACTCAGTGTAATTCTTTAATAGCATTTAAAGAATTTGATAATACAAGTAAAGAATTTATATCTAATTATATTGGTAACGATTTGGCAAATTCTTTAGGTAATTTGAAATCTAGACAAGCTATTGCTGTAGGTAAGTCATTCAAATCAAATATACCTTTAATTTTTGAGGTGCCAGAAATTAATGAGAAGTAG